In Penicillium psychrofluorescens genome assembly, chromosome: 5, a single window of DNA contains:
- a CDS encoding uncharacterized protein (ID:PFLUO_007368-T1.cds;~source:funannotate), which translates to MHTQGSQTNSSAGATQASNTQTGQYHHEPRTPYNPGYANANARDGNGTTLSQLISGLSLQNSRGKYGAAKSTTPAAMNTNVDWSTANRTGYNNSFILVPNSTLFGGIAQMPSFVPNSVTGHNDQLSQFPYLSGGVYPNMVTGSMQGYSWPYMMNYDVQDTANNKQSTWSTGDCQKGAQNENTGHLQYFPTPFTPGLDGNSMAGYSYSGLFPQLGSLTLPWQMMKTNNGYVVQDLEALTQQEPAIPRAVPAMWTNPSELTLAKCLENREGITNVYIRGFLPETTDEMLQAYAARFGKIERCKAIVDLDTGLCKGFGFVQYYTFESCENCIRGFFYLGYQASFAQKSRNSRLKDLEDRASTNIYCTNLPIDWTEADLRRHFEPYRVVSEKISRDEKTGVSKEVGFARFETREIAEMVLSEYHNMAKDDGVKLLLRFADTKAQKMLKQQSNERRAYRAGEYNYSVEVVQGSTPSPSLQRLQQTTSDLTPTPNSNSQVSYTSPAGVGSNWTPATSISPTYPHMKNSASGARQSSLSSRSLNALDSTNTPVYRARPFSLTRGSLTDISGGSSKTAMPESPTLEPRSYMSSPHKENIKAGSVSPVSSRMEIIISTPRSCT; encoded by the exons ATGCACACCCAGGGCTCTCAGACCAACAGCTCTGCTGGAGCCACCCAGGCTTCCAACACCCAAACTGGGCAGTATCACCATGAGCCTCGCACTCCGTACAATCCTGGTTATGCCAATGCCAACGCTCGCGATGGGAATGGAACCACCCTCTCCCAGCTTATTAGTGGCCTCAGCTTGCAGAACTCGCGAGGCAAGTATGGTGCTGCCAAAAGCACCACTCCTGCGGCGATGAACACGAACGTGGACTGGTCGACTGCCAACCGGACTGGCTACAACAACTCGTTTATTCTGGTCCCCAACTCCACTCTTTTCGGTGGCATCGCCCAGATGCCTTCCTTTGTTCCGAACTCGGTTACGGGACACAACGATCAACTGAGCCAATTTCCTTACCTGTCGGGAGGAGTCTACCCCAATATGGTGACTGGATCGATGCAAGGGTACAGCTGGCCCTATATGATGAACTACGACGTGCAGGACACGGCAAACAACAAGCAAAGCACATGGAGCACAGGTGACTGCCAAAAGGGTGCTCAGAACGAAAACACCGGCCACCTCCAGTACTTCCCAACCCCCTTCACGCCTGGTCTTGATGGCAATTCTATGGCGGGCTACTCCTACAGTGGTCTTTTCCCGCAGCTAGGATCTCTCACTCTCCCCTGgcagatgatgaagaccaaCAACGGATACGTGGTACAGGATCTGGAGGCCCTGACCCAGCAGGAACCCGCAATTCCTCGGGCTGTGCCGGCCATGTGGACCAACCCATCTGAGCTGACTCTCGCCAAATGCCTGGAGAACCGCGAGGGCATCACCAATGTCTACATTCGAGGCTTTCTCCCCGAGACCACGGACGAGATGCTGCAGGCGTATGCCGCTCGATTTGGAAAGATCGAGCGCTGCAAGGCAATCGTCGATCTGGACACCGGCCTGTGCAAAGG ATTCGGCTTCGTTCAGTATTACACATTCGAGTCCTGCGAGAACTGCATTCGTGGTTTCTTCTATCTTGGCTATCAGGCCAGCTTTGCTCAG AAATCTCGCAACTCCCGTCTCAAAGACCTGGAGGACAGGGCTTCTACCAATATATACTGCACCAATCTCCCAATTGATTGGACCGAAGCT GACCTTCGTCGCCACTTTGAGCCCTATCGTGTTGTTTCCGAGAAGATCAGTCGCGATGAGAAGACGGGTGTGAGCAAGGAAGTGGGATTCGCACG TTTCGAAACCCGTGAGATTGCAGAGATGGTGCTGTCTGAATACCACAACATGGCTAAGGACGATGGCGTGAAACTGCTTTTGCGATTCGCGGATACGAAGGCCCAGAAGATGCTGAAGCAGCAGAGCAACGAGCGCCGTGCCTATCGTGCTGGCGAGTATAATTATTCCGTGGAGGTTGTGCAGGGATCGACTCCCTCGCCGTCTCTCCAACGACTTCAGCAGACTACTTCCGACCTGACCCCGACTCCCAACTCCAACTCTCAGGTCAGCTACACCTCGCCGGCAGGAGTGGGCTCCAACTGGACTCCGGCCACTTCGATTTCACCCAC GTATCCACACATGAAGAACTCGGCCAGTGGCGCGCGCCAGAGCTCGTTGTCGTCCCGCAGCCTGAACGCCCTTGACAGCACCAACACTCCAGTTTACCGAGCGCGACCCTTCTCGCTGACCCGCGGCTCTCTGACCGATATCTCTGGGGGCTCATCCAAGACTGCCATGCCGGAGTCTCCTACCCTTGAGCCACGCTCGTACATGTCGAGCCCTCACAAGGAGAATATCAAGGCCGGCTCTGTGTCTCCTGTCTCGTCTCGCATGgagatcatcatctcgactCCTCGCTCGTGCACCTGA